The genomic segment CTACGAGGCCTGGCTGGCCTTCCTGGCCATCCTGATCTGGCACATGTACTCGACGGTCTTCATGCCGGGGATCTACCCGATGAACCCGTCGTGGATCACCGGCCTGATGCCGCAGCGCATGTTCGAGCACGAGCACCCGGCCGTGAAGCTGGTGGAGCAGCGCCATACGGTGCGCACGCGGGTGGCGCAGGACGAGCCGGTCATGGACGGGCGCGAGAAGGTGGACCCGGGCACGCCGCGGCGCGACGGCCCGACGGAGCCGCCGCACGTGTAGGCCGCCCCGGCGATCTGATGCGAAAATGAGAAGCGGCCCCCGCGGGTGCGGGGGCCGCTTCGTCGTCCGGCGATGGGGCGGATTACTTCGCAGCGGCCTCGGGCACCGGGTGCTTGATCAGGGCCCACATCTTGTCGTAGTCGAAAGCCTTGAACGTCGGGCTCTCGGCGTTGTGGCACTTCACGCAGGTCTCCTTGCCACCGATCTTCATGCCGGCGGCGACCGCGGCGGCGTGATCCTCCATGACGGCCTTGGACTTGTATTCCGAACCGGCGCCGTGGCAGGCCTCGCAGCCCACGCCCTCCTCGGGCACCCACTTCGTGGCGGCCTCGAGCGCGACGCCCAGGAAGCCCTTCGTGGTGTGGCACTTCAGGCAGGCGGCCTCTTCCCAGGGATTGCCCAGGCCCTTCTCCTTGGCGATGGCGATGGCCGCCGCGCCCTTCAGGGTGGCGAAGGCGCCGGCGTGCGCCGACTCGGTCCAGATCTTCGCCTGGTCGCCGGTCTTGACCTTGTGGCACATCACGCACTTGGGAACGCCGATGATCGTGGGCTCGGCAGCCTGGGCGACCACGGCGCAGACCACCGTGAGCGCGACCAGGACCAACAGGGACTTCTTCATGCTTCCTCCTTGCCGGGTGATCGGCCGGATCCGTCTCGGTGTCCCGGCCGGAAAACGTTCGGGTGGCGGCGCCACTTCCGATGACCCGAATGTAAACGATCGGTCCGGGTCGCCCCAAATAAAAAAAGGTGTTCCAGGCCGAGCCGCGCTA from the bacterium genome contains:
- a CDS encoding multiheme c-type cytochrome, with product MKKSLLVLVALTVVCAVVAQAAEPTIIGVPKCVMCHKVKTGDQAKIWTESAHAGAFATLKGAAAIAIAKEKGLGNPWEEAACLKCHTTKGFLGVALEAATKWVPEEGVGCEACHGAGSEYKSKAVMEDHAAAVAAGMKIGGKETCVKCHNAESPTFKAFDYDKMWALIKHPVPEAAAK